GTCCAGGGCGGCCACGTTTCGATTCCCGGCGACGTCTCCTCGCAGTTCATCACTGCGCTGTTGATGGCCGGCGCGGTCACCGATGCGGGGATCGAGATCGAGCTCGAAACCGAGCTCAAGTCAGCGCCGTACGTCGATATCACGGTCGAGGTCCTCGACGACTTCGGCGTCACGGTCGACCGCACCGACGCGGGGTTCTCCGTCGCCGGGGAGCAGACGTACGAGCCCGCGGGGGGCGAGTACCACGTCCCCGGTGACTTCTCCTCGATGTCGTACCTCCTGGCGGCGGGAGCCGTCGCCGGCGACGACGGCGTGACCGTCCACGGCGCGCGGCCCAGCGCCCAGGGCGACTCGGCCATCGTCTCGATCCTCGAACGGATGGGGGCCGACGTCGACTGGGACCGCGACGCGGGCGTCATCGACGTCGCCCGCACGCCGCTCTCGGGCGTCGAGGTCGACGTCGGCGACACGCCCGACCTCCTGCCGACGATCGCCACGCTCGGTGCCGTCGCCGATGGCGACACCCGGATCGTCAACTGCGAACACGTCCGGTACAAGGAGACCGACCGAGTGCGCGCGATGGCGAAAGAACTGACGAAGATGGGCGCGTCCGTGACCGAAGAACACGACACGCTGACCGTCCACGGCGGCCAGACCGACCTCGTCGGGGCCGACGTCCACGGCCGGCACGACCACCGGATCGTCATGTCGCTCGCGGTCGCGGCGCTCGTCGCCGAGGGGACGACGACCATCGCCGGCGGCGAACACGTCGACGTCTCGTTCCCCGGCTTCTTCGACGTCCTCGAAGGGCTCGGCGTGACGGTCGACCGAGCCTGACACCGGGAGCGGCCTCCTGACGCCCGACGGTTCGCCCGATCGGCGGCTGGGTGCGACCGCGCGAGGCGTGTGAGCGACCTCCGGCGTGCGTCTGTCTCTCCTGCTCACGGCTGATTTATATCGACTCACGGCCATGTACGCCTGATGGAACGGTCCCGGAACCCGGACGGACGCGCCACGGCTCAGCCGTCGCGCCGCCGGTTCCTCACCCGTGTGGGCGGGGTCGCGGCCGTGGGACTGTTCGCCGGCTGTAGCGGCCGGCGGGCGGACCAGCCCGCGCCGGAGTCCGAGACGCCGTCACCGACGCCGACGCCGACGCCGTCACCGACGCCGACGCCGACGCCGACGGGGCTGACGGGGACGTACTTCGTCGATCCCGTGGACGGCCGGAACGATCAGTCGGGAGGGAGCCCCGAGACGGCATTCCGTGACCTCCAGCCGCTGACCGCCGGCGGGCGCGTGACGCTCCGCCCCGGCGACGTGGTCAAACTCCGTGCGACCGCACCGATCGTCCTCGAAGACAGCGTCGACTTCTTCCGCGTTACGGGCACGAAGACGGCACCGATCGTCGTCGAGCCGTACGGCGACGGCCGGCCGCTGATCGACGCCAGCGGCGCGGGATCGTCCGCGATCCGCATGGAGGGCGCCCAGTACATGACGCTTCGCGGCTTCGACCTCGCGAACGCCGACAACGACGGAATCCGGGTCCCCGGCGTCGCAAAGGGCGATCAGCCGGCGATCGGCTGCGTGTTCGAGGACCTCGAGATCCACCACTACGGGCAGGGCGACGCGACCGAGGGCAACGGGATCGGCTTCTACCGTGACTCGTACGATCACGTCGTCCGGGACGTCGTCTGCCACCACGGGAGCGTCGACGGCAACTCCGACGGCTTCTACATCGGCGGGCAGAACCGGCGGTTCAGCGGCGGCCACCGCTTCGAGCGCTGCGTCGCCCACCACAACGCCGACGACGGCTTCGACTTCTTCAGATGTGACCCCGACCGGCCGAGCGTCCTCGTCGACTGCCTCGCCCACTCGAACGGGAGCGACGGCGAGGGGGCGGTCGGCGACGGCAACGGCTTCAAGATGGGTGGGGGGTGGCGAACCGGGGGTAACCAGGTCGTCCGGGCCGTCGCGTTCGGCAACGACGCGATCGGCTTCGACTGCAACGGCGCGTCGGCGGCGAACTCGTTCGACAACTGCACCGCCTACGACAACGGCACGTACGGCTTCGAGTTCACCGGCGACACCGAACCCGACCACGTCGTCCGCAACTGCATCGCCTTCGCCAACGGGGAGGGCCCGGCGAACCTGCTGTACAACGCCCGCTCGACGGCCAACACGTGGGACCTCGACATCGACGACCCGCTGTTCGCGAGCGTCGCGACGGATCACGACCTGTTCCTCCACCTCCGGCAGGGGTCGCCGTGCATCGACGCCGGCGTCGACGTCGGCGTCGCCTACGTGGGTGACGCGCCGGATCTCGGGGCGTTCGAGTTCGACGGCTGAACCTCGGTCGGGCTCGGGTTCGGTCGGTTCTGGGCGCACGTCCAGCGCGACGGCGAACGGTGTGGGATAGATTTATGTTTGAGGGCCAAAGCTTGTCGTTTGACTACCGTGTCGCCAGCTGCTGGGAGGGGACGGTGGACCGAGAGACCGGCCGAACGCCGACCGACCGGAGGCATCGATCGTGAGTGCTGACGATCGGAACCGGTGTGCGTACGCGCTCGCCGTCGACGCGTGGAACGACCGTCACGGGAGCGACGTCGCGGTGGAGCCCCGGTTCCTCAACGACGGGTCGTGGCACTGTCACCGACGGACTCGCCCGGACGACGACTACTGCTTATTCCACGACCACCGCGCCGAGACGAGCGTCGAGAGCCGACGCCCGGCGGGCGAGGTCGCACACGACCTGCTCAACGGCGAAACCGACGACCGGCCGTGGAACGAGGGGGAACCGGACGGGCTGTGGGAGGTGCCGGCGGCGTTCCCCCGCGACGAGTACAAACACCGACAGAAGCAGTTCATCGGGGCCTCTCTCGGACCGGTTCGGCTGTCGAACGAGCGGATCGACGCGATGGACGCGTACCCGGTGGATCTGCGGTGTGTCCGCGTCGAGACGCTCGATCTCCGCAACGCGCGGGTCGGGCACGAACTCCGGCTGTCGGGGGTCGCACAGACGGACGAGTCGGGCGCTGTGGCGCTCGACCGGGCACGGATCGAGGCCTCGCTCGACCTCGACGGCGCGGTCGTCGCTGGAGACGCCTCGCTGGATAACGCGACGGTCACTGGCGACGTGTCGCTTGACCGTGTGACGGTCGCCGGCGACGTCACGGCCGCCAGGCTGACCACGCACGGGACGGTCGAGATGACAGACGCGAACGTGACGGGCGGCGTGTTGATCGAAGACGCGACCGTCGGTGAGACGCTCACCCTCGACGGCACCGAGGTCGCCGAACTCGCCGCACTCGACCGGACCGACACCGGGGCACACGTAACGCTCGATGGCATGTCGGTCGGTCGTGGCGTGTCGCTGAGGGACGCGAGGGTGGGCGAGGGCGTGAGCTTCGATCGGTTGGCGGTTCGACGAGGCGTCTCCTTCGCCGGTACCGAGGTGGGGACACGCGTCGTGTCAGGGAGTGGAGAGATCGGTGACAACGTGATTCTCGACGGCGTCACCCTCGGAACCTTCCTCGTGTTCGAGGACATCTCCGTTGGCGGTGACGTGCGCTGTCAGGGACTGGAAGCCGGGCAGGGCGTGACCTGCACCGACGGGGTGGTCGAGGGAGACGTCGACCTGCGAATGGCCACCGTCGACGGGCACGTCGACGGCAACCGGACCGAGATCGGGGGAACGCTCGACTGCCACCACGCGGCAGTCGAACTCCTCTCGATCGGGGGCGCCGACGTGGGCGGTGACGCCGCCCTCGGCGATGTCGACGCCGACGGGCTCCAGGCCGAGGCGGTTACTGTTCGCGGGCGGGTCGACCTCGACACCGCAAACATCAGAGGGCTGGTCGAACTCAATGGAGCGGACGTGGCCGACTCGGTGTCGCTGATCTCGACGACCGTCGATGGACAGATCGAGCTTGCGGACGCGTCCGTGGACGACGACGTCGAACTGATCAGTACCGACGTCGACGGAGGAGTCAAGCTCGATGACGCCGCCGTTGGCGGGGACGTCAGCACCTCCGTGACCAGCGTGACGAACTACATCAGGCTCGAAGACGCCGAGATCGCGGGCGAGGTCTCGGTATCCAACAGCGATGTGGAGGGCGTGTTCATGCGGGGCACCGATGTCGACGGCGACGTGGCGCTCGCGAACGCGACCGTCGACGACCGCGTCTTCTTCGTCGGCGGGTCGGCCGGCGGATCGGTGATCGTTGACGGATCGACCGTCGGGGGCCGCATCGCGGTCACCCGAGATCCGGAGACGGGAGCGACGGCGCGTGTCGGCGGCCGACTCGCCGTCGAGGAGACGACTGCTGCGAGCGTCGTCGTCGGATGTGAACTCGCCCATCCGGCCGTCGAAGCGGTCTCGCTCCGCGGGTCGACCGTCGACAGTGGCTCCCTCCAGGCCGCCGCGGGCAGATCGGCCGAGGTCGTCTACGACTTCGACCGGACGACGATCGGCGACGTCGACATCGCCGCAGACGCCCCGAACCCGTTCGCACACGCCCGGTTTCTCGAGACTTCCTTCGCCGGGTTCGTGTTCAGCAGCAAGCGCGAGCAGTTCCGCGACACGGACTGGATGGTCCACCAGCCGCGCAGCGGGGGGTACAGGGCAATCGGAGCCGTGACACAGACGGTCTCGTTCGACGGCGAGGCGGCCGGCGACGACACCGGGCCACAGGTCGTCTTCGACGCCGCGAGCGACCTCGCGGCGTCGCTCGTGGACTGTCTCGTCGCCGAGTCCGTCGACCACGGTTCGGCGGAAGACCGGTCGCTCGTGGAGCTCGTCGAACGGTACGAACACCGGGTAGCGGGTACCGACCGTCTCCTCGCGTATCTCGACCGAGCGTACGAACCGGTCGACGTGCCGGACCGCAGAGCGCAGGGAGACCCCATCACGTGGCTGTTCGACCGGGTGCGAGCGGTCACTCCTCCTTCAGTCAGCCGCTCGGCTCCGATCAGGGGGAGTCTCGACGAGGTCGAGCGGTGCGCGGCCGCCGTTCGAGAGGCACTCGACGACGACGAGATACGGCGGGCACTGGCGACCGACGGCGTCGACTCTCGGGCCGCGACCGAACTGGTACACAGGACCGAAGCCGCGATCGCGCGCGACCTCGCCGATCCAGACGCCGTCCGCGGAACGGACAACCAACTAGAGTCGACGTACGCGAAGGCGAAAAACGGCGCGAGCGATGCGGGCGACGAGACGGCCGCGGGGAACTTCTTTCAGAAGGAAGCCGCCTACGCTCGTCGCCAACACTGGAACCGGGCACTCGGACGGATCGAAAGCGACTCCGGACCGGTCGAAGCCGGGCTCGACTGGCTCGGCAACGTCTTTCTCTGGGCGACGATGGGTTACGGTGAACGGCCGCTGCGTGTCCTCGGCTTTGCGGCCTCAATCGTGGTGGCGTTTGCGATGTTCTTCTGGGCCGCGCAAGCGGTCGGGGGCGTGGCGCCGTTTGCCGGGTCGGGGGTGCTCGGCTATCTCTCGGGCAGCCTCGGCCTGTTCGTCACGCTCGTCATCACACAGCCGGAGATCCAGAACGACTGGATTCGGCTCGCCGCCCAGTTGGAGGGGTTTCTCGGCGTGTTCGTCGTCGGGATGTTCGTCGTCGCGGTCACGCGTGCGATCCACCGCTGACCGGCGACGGTCCAGCGCCCGATCGCGGTGACGGAGTCGCAGTTCACCCTACCGGGTCGGAGATCCGTCGACTCCGGCGTCCGCCGGTGTGCGCCGGACGGCGAAGCCGCCGAGTCGAACCCGCACGGCCGTCAGTCCGACTCGACTTCTGCCGGCGCCGCGTGCGAGCCGAACTCGACGACAGTGCCGTCGTGCCGGCAGGTCTCGAGCGCGTGTTTCGCCATCATGCCGGCCTCGTGTGCGGTCGCGCCGACCCCGACGCCGACTTTCAGTTCGACGCCGACGCTCTCCTCGACGTGCTCGATCGCGGTGTGATACGCCTCGGTCGACAGCGCCGGACAGGCCGCGATGATGTTGTCCCCTCCCACGAAAAACGAGAGCGCGCCGTGCGCCTCGCGCATGTAGCGCATCAGCGCCGCGTACCCCTGTTCGATCTCGATGAACGAGTCGAACTCGTTGAGCTGGTCCGTGTACTTCTCCGTGGCGTCGTTGACGTCGAAGTGCGCGATCCGGACGTCGTCGTCGCGCCGGGCCGACGCCTCGATCGGCGCGCCTTTCAGGACCTGCCGGCGGTTGCCGTCCTGTGCGCTCCCCATCCGCTGGAGTCGCTCGGTGGCGCGTTCGAGTGCGACCGCAGGCACCTCGTCGACCCCGATCCCGAGACTCACCGTCACGGGATACCGGTTCCCGATCGACTCCTGAAGGAGGGCGTGGTCCTCGGAGGTCAGGCCGTTCGTGACCGCGATCATGTTGTCGAAGCGCGTGAAGAAGACGTAGCCGTCGCGCGCGCCGACGAAGTTCGCGAGATCGGCGAACAGCCGCGACTGCATCGTCTGCAGGTCCATCTCCCGGCGGGGTTCGGGAGTGACCGTCCACGGGCCGTAGTTGTCGATCTGGACGAGAGTCAGCTGCGTGTTCGTCACACCCGCACCCAAGGAGGGCGGGAATATGCCTCCTTTGGTTTACGTCACGATCGTGAGGCACCCATCACAGTTGTGAGACGCGGGTGGCGCCCGAACTGTCAGTAGCTCGTTGCGTCTCCCGTCCGATCCCGCACGTACGCGACGCCCACGACGAGGACGAACCACGTGACGAGCCACAGGAACGCCCAGGTGAAGACGATCGCCGTCGTCGACAACAGCGGAACCGCCATCGCGACCGCGACGACGACCGAGTAGCCGAAAGTGAGAACGACGACCGTCAGCCCCAACCCGACGGCACCGCAGGCGGCCCCCTCGACACGACCGACCGTCGGCCACTCCTCCGTCTGCCCGTGTGTCCCCCCGTGCCCGTTCATGTGTATTGATACCACGTAACATTACTTAACCGTATCCCCGACCGCGACATTGAACCACATCGCGTCCTTCTCCCCCGGTGATGCTCAGCGGGGTGATCCTTGACGTCGACGGAACCGTGGTGCGTGGCGACGAGCCGATTCCGGGCGCGCGGGCGGGGCTCGACTGGATCGACGAGTCGGGCCTCAGGCGACTGTTCGTCTCGAACAACCCGACGAAAGCGCCCGAGGCGTACGAACCGCGCTTTGCCCGCGCGGGCTTCGACGTCTCGGCCGACGAGGTCGTCACGGCCGCCACCGTCACCAGTACATATCTCGCCGCCGAACACGACGGGGACCGACACTACGTCGTCGGCGAGGACGGACTGCGGGAGATCCTGCGGACGACGGGCGTCGACCTCGTGGACGACCCCGCGGCGGCGTCGGTGCTCGTCGCCTCGATCGACCGCGAGTTCGACTACGACGACCTCCGAGTCGCGATGCAGGTGCTCCGGAACGAGTCGGTCGCGTTCGTCGGCACGGACCCCGACATGGTCATTCCCGCCGCCGAGGGTGACGTGCCGGGATCCGGCGCGGTCATCCACGCCATCGCAGGCGTCGCCGGCCGCGACCCCGACATCGTGCTCGGGAAACCCTCCCGCACCGCCCGGGAACTCGTCCAGTCGCGCCTCGGCCTCCCCCCCGAGGAGTGTCTCGTCGTCGGTGACCGCCTCGACACGGACATCGCCATGGGTGCGGCGGCCGGCATGACGACCGCGCTCGTCACCACGGGCGTGACCGACGCGGCGACGACTCCGGCGTCGGAGATCGAAGCCGACTACGTCGTCGACTCGCTCGCCGAACTCGCCGAGATCGACGCACTGAACTGAGACTGTCACGGCCGCGATGATCCATGAGGCGTGTTACCGTCTAACGAAGATTTATATAGATGCCGCGTGCTACTGGTAGACATGGAACCAGACGAAGAACGGAACAGCCCGTACGTCTTCCGCGAGGAGCACGAATCGCCCCCGTCACACGACCCCGAAGAGCGCGAGGTCGTCATCGTCGACGGTCGGGCGATGAGTTACCGGATGTACCGACGGTAGTCCCGCTTTTTCGTGACTCCGCCGTGAGCCGCGGCTCTCGGGTGTCGGTGTCGGAGAACGTCGAGCGAGCACCGCGCAAACGCCGCCGGATGCGCCCCGCTTACGCGTCGATCTCGACGCCGCCGTGGACCGTAACGTCGGCGTAGAGGTCCTCTCGGAGCGCCGCGTGGACGTGGCAGATCCCCTCGGCGCGCTCCGTGATGTCGGCGAGCGTCTCGTCGTCGAGGTCGGCCTCGACGTAGATGTCGAACCGGATCCCGGAGAGGTCATCGCCGTCGTCGAGGTCGGCCTCGGCGTCGATCTGGATCGCTCCGAGGTCGTCGTGGCCCGTCTGCTGGCCGCCGACGCGGAACGCGGGCAGGAAGCACGCCGCGTAGTCCGCGACCAGCACCTGGTTCGGGTTCGGGCCGGTCTCGTTGGTCGCGTCGATGTCGATCGTGTAGTCGCCGACCTGGCTCTTCGAAGCGAAGCCGTCCGTACTGAGCGTGTGAGTCTGAATATCTGCCATGCAATCATAATCGGAGGGCCACGGCGTCATAAAAGCTGATGACTCGGGCCGACCGCGCGCACGACCTGGGATCGACTGCGCACCGACCGCGACGTCTCCGTCGCGCCGGATCAGACCAGCGTCGCGTCGAGTGTGATCTCAGCGCCGGCGAGCACCCGCGACACCGGACAGTTCTCCTTCGCCCCCTCTGCGTACTCCATGAACGTCGCCTCGTCCATCCCGGGGATCGACGCCTCGACCACGAGTTCGATCGTGTCGATCGTGAGGCTCTCCATGTCGAGATGGACGTTCGCCGTCGCGTGGACGCGTTCGGGGTCGTGGCCCTCCGAGGCGAGGTCGTTCGACAGCGCCATGGCGTAACAGCCCGCGTGGGCGGCCGCGATGAGTTCCTCGGGGTTCGTCCCCTCGCCGTCTTCGAACCGCGAGAGGAACGAGTACGACCCCTCGTACGCGCCGCTCCCGAGCGCCATCGTCCCCTCTCCGTTCTTCAGGTCACCTTCCCACGTCGCTTCCGAGCTTCTAATTGGCATACGGGTGATAACTCTCGCCGCGACCTGATAAAGACTCCCCCAAACGCGGCGGTCGCCCCGGGGGGAGAGCCGCCTGCCATGAGAGTTAGGTGGACCGAGTCCTGAGCGTCGACCGAACCGTCGCCGGGGTCGACCCGCGGCCCGTCGACCGCGGCCGCCGGCAGTCCACACCGATGACCGACGACCCCGACGACCCCCTCGCCCGGACGGTGCTCGACGGGACGGCGTTCCACAGGCAACGCCTCGCGGTCGGGATCACCAACCTCTCACAGCGGCGAAAGCTCGCCGCGTTCGCGCTGACTGCCGGCGTACTGTCGCTGCTGCTCCCGATCGGGCTGACGCTCCCACCGGCCGTCCGCGACGGCTTCCTCGGCGGCGCGCCGCTCTCGGCGTCGCCGGCCATCTTGATCGTCGCGGTGTTCGGGCTCGCCGCCGAACTCGCCGCCGGCGTCGCCGTCGCCCTCGTCGCCGCCCGCGCCCGCGACGCGGCGCTCACGGAGCGCGAGGCGCTTCACCTGGTCGCCGTCGACAACGTCGCGACGATGGTCGGCCTCGGCGTCGGCGCGTTCGCCGTGGCCGCCGCGCTCTGTGGGTTCGGGCTCGGCTACGCCGGCGTCGAGGCCGTCCGGGCGTTCGCGTCGCCGGCCAACGGCGTCGCCGGACCGTACACGACCCTCGCGTGGGTACCCACCGTCGGCACCGTCGGCGCGATCGCGGCCGGCGTCGCGGTCGTCCTCGGACTGTTCAGCGTGGCCGTCGGGGCGGAGTCGTAGCGCGGCGGACGCGCTCTCCCCCGTCGAGTATCACGAGAGATACTGTCGACTACGGCTTTTTGTAACCCTCCGCTGTCTCAACGGGCAGGAGCGATACATGTCCACAGACCATCGGGAGGGAACCGAGTGATTGGACCGAGGCTCGGAAGCGTACGCGGGGTCGTCGTCGTGGTCGTCCTCGCGGTCGTGGTCGTCCTCGCGGTCGTCTTCGCCGCGGTCCCGCTCTACGGACCGATCGGGATCGCGAGCGGTGCCACCTGTACGACGGTCTCCGAGGCGACGGTCATCACGGAGCCCGGCTGTTACGTGGTGGGCGGCGACGTCGACGAACACGAGGACGGCGACTACATCACGGTCGAGGCGAGCGACGTGGTCGTCGACGGCGACGGTCGCACGCTCGACGGCGAGGGGAACAACAACGCGGTCCACGTCGACGGCTCGTACACCAACGTCACCGTGCGGGATCTCACGGTCCGGGACTGGGACCGCGGCGTCTTCTTCAAGGACGTCACCGATGGGGTCGTCCGGAACGTCGAGGGCACGGGTAACAAACACGCCGTCGAGTTCGACACGACGGCGTCGTCGACGGTCGACGGCGTCACCGCGTCGTCCAACGCCGAGTACGGGCTCTACCTGAAGGACGCGACCGGGTCGACCGTGGTCGACAGCACGGCGACGGGCAACGGTCGTCACGGGCTGTTCGTCGACGGGGGCGACGCGTCGGTAACCCGGATCACGGCGGACAGCAACACCGAACACGGCGTTCACCTCAAGGCGGCCGACGGATCGACCGTCCGGTCGGCGACCGCGACGGGCAACAGCCTGCACGGCGTCTCCGTCGAGGACGTCGCCGACGGCGTCGTCGCCGACGCGACGGCCGACGACAACGGTGACGCCGGCTTCAGGGTCCACCACAGCGACCGCACCGTCGTAACGAACGTCACCGCCGACGGCAACGCACACGGCGTCCACCTCTCCTCGGCGACGACGACGCTGAACGACAGCACGCTCACCGCGAACACGGAGGGGGTCCGGCTCCAGAAACACGTCCACACGGTGGCGAACGTCACGGTCGCATCGAGCACCGACTACGGGTTCTACCTCGATGAACCGGACAACAACGTCGTCAACGGGAGCCGGATCAACGACAGCGGCGTCGCCGGGATCTACTTCCCCGACGACAAGCCCGAGGACAACCTCTTCTACGACAACTACCTCAACAACTCGGACAACGTCCGGTTCGCCGACGATGTCCCCCCGACCGACTGGCACGTCTCTCGACGGACCGGAACGAACGTCGTCGGCGGGTCGCTCGTCGGCGGCAACTACTGGGCCGCCCCCGACGGGTCGGGGGCGAGCCAGATG
This Salinigranum marinum DNA region includes the following protein-coding sequences:
- the aroA gene encoding 3-phosphoshikimate 1-carboxyvinyltransferase — protein: MDVSLAPSAVAGDARAPPSKSYTHRAILAAGYSSAATVRDALVSADTRATMRAVEAFGGTVDRDGSTAVVEGFDGRPAVPDDVIDCANSGTTMRLVTACAALGDGLTVLTGDDSLRSRPHGPLLDAIDGLDGRAESTRGNGQAPLVVGGNVQGGHVSIPGDVSSQFITALLMAGAVTDAGIEIELETELKSAPYVDITVEVLDDFGVTVDRTDAGFSVAGEQTYEPAGGEYHVPGDFSSMSYLLAAGAVAGDDGVTVHGARPSAQGDSAIVSILERMGADVDWDRDAGVIDVARTPLSGVEVDVGDTPDLLPTIATLGAVADGDTRIVNCEHVRYKETDRVRAMAKELTKMGASVTEEHDTLTVHGGQTDLVGADVHGRHDHRIVMSLAVAALVAEGTTTIAGGEHVDVSFPGFFDVLEGLGVTVDRA
- a CDS encoding right-handed parallel beta-helix repeat-containing protein, which translates into the protein MERSRNPDGRATAQPSRRRFLTRVGGVAAVGLFAGCSGRRADQPAPESETPSPTPTPTPSPTPTPTPTGLTGTYFVDPVDGRNDQSGGSPETAFRDLQPLTAGGRVTLRPGDVVKLRATAPIVLEDSVDFFRVTGTKTAPIVVEPYGDGRPLIDASGAGSSAIRMEGAQYMTLRGFDLANADNDGIRVPGVAKGDQPAIGCVFEDLEIHHYGQGDATEGNGIGFYRDSYDHVVRDVVCHHGSVDGNSDGFYIGGQNRRFSGGHRFERCVAHHNADDGFDFFRCDPDRPSVLVDCLAHSNGSDGEGAVGDGNGFKMGGGWRTGGNQVVRAVAFGNDAIGFDCNGASAANSFDNCTAYDNGTYGFEFTGDTEPDHVVRNCIAFANGEGPANLLYNARSTANTWDLDIDDPLFASVATDHDLFLHLRQGSPCIDAGVDVGVAYVGDAPDLGAFEFDG
- a CDS encoding GTP cyclohydrolase III, translating into MTNTQLTLVQIDNYGPWTVTPEPRREMDLQTMQSRLFADLANFVGARDGYVFFTRFDNMIAVTNGLTSEDHALLQESIGNRYPVTVSLGIGVDEVPAVALERATERLQRMGSAQDGNRRQVLKGAPIEASARRDDDVRIAHFDVNDATEKYTDQLNEFDSFIEIEQGYAALMRYMREAHGALSFFVGGDNIIAACPALSTEAYHTAIEHVEESVGVELKVGVGVGATAHEAGMMAKHALETCRHDGTVVEFGSHAAPAEVESD
- a CDS encoding HAD-IIA family hydrolase, with translation MLSGVILDVDGTVVRGDEPIPGARAGLDWIDESGLRRLFVSNNPTKAPEAYEPRFARAGFDVSADEVVTAATVTSTYLAAEHDGDRHYVVGEDGLREILRTTGVDLVDDPAAASVLVASIDREFDYDDLRVAMQVLRNESVAFVGTDPDMVIPAAEGDVPGSGAVIHAIAGVAGRDPDIVLGKPSRTARELVQSRLGLPPEECLVVGDRLDTDIAMGAAAGMTTALVTTGVTDAATTPASEIEADYVVDSLAELAEIDALN
- a CDS encoding OsmC family protein; protein product: MADIQTHTLSTDGFASKSQVGDYTIDIDATNETGPNPNQVLVADYAACFLPAFRVGGQQTGHDDLGAIQIDAEADLDDGDDLSGIRFDIYVEADLDDETLADITERAEGICHVHAALREDLYADVTVHGGVEIDA
- a CDS encoding OsmC family protein; translated protein: MPIRSSEATWEGDLKNGEGTMALGSGAYEGSYSFLSRFEDGEGTNPEELIAAAHAGCYAMALSNDLASEGHDPERVHATANVHLDMESLTIDTIELVVEASIPGMDEATFMEYAEGAKENCPVSRVLAGAEITLDATLV